The DNA region AATAGAGCTTATGTTATAATTCACTTGATAGTTTGTTAAGAATTTAGATCAGACTAGTCGAATGTATTGAACGTTCGATATTcaatttatgaataataattattttagaaatcaCTTCTATCACTGTAGCAATAGAACATttcaaaaatctttattttacatttaaacttatgtatataatgtaatagtttgatcctctctctctctctctctctctctctctctctctctctctctctctctctttctctttctctctttctaacaaaaattgcaaaatatcAAATACTAGAGTTTACTTTAATTCCTAGTGTTGAAATCGACTTACTAGGTCACACGACCAGcatatttttctaatgaagTAGATAGAAACATCCTGACCAGAAGATaatcgaaagttttttttttctagaataCACCGTTAGAGCCGAATCAGTATCGTTCGCCGTATGGGTGCCTGGGTTGACGATTGTTtagtggaggaggaggaggtggtccTGATCAAGCAGCAGAAGCAAAAGCATCAGCATAAACGGGGCCCATCAAGAAGGACTTGCCGAATTTTTGATCGAGTTTGCGATGGTGGCGGTGTGGTTACGGGCCAATTGCGTCCAGACATCATATTCTCATATTACGCTGCGTTCGCGTCCGCGTTGCTGTTGCCGTTACGTCGTCAGTTTACTAGGCAGTTATACGAGTGGCCGTGTTTACCATTATTTAAATCAAGGACGAAACTAAATCGGTTTTGAATTGAAAGTTCCGTGAAGTTTTCTACgaaatttaaaacaattaaacCTCAGTgaggaaaagaaatcatattctcttcttcttttctcttttcattttctttagatTCTCATTGTGAGATTATAAGAAGGGAAATCACAAGAAGAAACATCGAAGGTGGGCTTTGATGTCATTCGACACAAAGTCAGATAAATTGCGTTTGAACGAAGAACGCTTCCTTCGTCGAACGGTGTTCGCCAATATGGCTGACTGGACCAAGTTCAAGGGCAAGAGAAATAGTCGAAAGAATGAACGAAATGGATCGATAGGTGAGAGAAACGATGGTTTTCCGAAGGAATCTGGGTCATTGGAGGGAAATGGAGTATTGGATTCGAATGATCGAAAGATTGTTATTGAGGTTACCAATAGGACACCTTTCGAAATGGGTCTGGAAGAGACAGAAGAAAATACTGGAAGACAGAAAATGATGGAGGTTCTCTTAGAGGACACTTCCAAAGCTTTAAATAGGTATAAGGATAACAGCGAAGAGAAAAGACTCGTAGAGAATTATAGCGATCAGTGGTTAGAGCCTGGATCGAGAATACGACAAGAAGCGAAACAAGAGTTGACAGAAAGTATGAATAATTCACCAAAGAGACCAGGAAGTCTTTATAAAGATGACTCGTTTAGTCCGCAAAAGTTGAAGAATGTTTTTAACGAGAGAAATTCGCTTTTTGGATCACCAACGAGGATCCCTCTCTCGTCGAAGAGTCACTCACTTACAGAGAAAAGTACGGAAAGACTCGTTAACGGTAAATCAccgagagaagaaaagcaaCAACATCATGTTCAATTTAACAAGGATTCGAAAAAGCAAtcacaacaacaagaacaacagcAACAGAATTTATCGAACGAGAGGCCACATCCGAGTCCTTCAATCTCTACTTCGACTACCAGTAGCTCTGAGGACAATTCGACTCTCGATCAATTTTGTGAAGCCAGACCACCAGACGGTGGTTGGGGTTGGGTCGTGGTTGCTGCTTCCTTTATGGTTAATCTCATAGCGGATGGCATCACTTTTTCATTCGGTGTCATTTACGTCGagtttcttaattattttggAGAAGGCAAATCAAAGACTGCATGGATAGGTAGTCTTTTTATGGCAATGCCCTTGCTGTCTGGACCAGTAGCGAGTTTTCTAACGGACAGGTACGGTTGTCGGAGAGTCTCGATAGCTGGTAGTATATTAGCAACCGTAGGATTTATCGTGAGTTCATACGCAAATTCAATGGGGGTTCTAATTTTCACATTCGGAGTCGTTTCCGGTTTCGGATTATCTTTATGTTTCGTTGCGGCAGTCGTCATCGTCGCTTACTACTTCGACAAGAAGAGATCTTTCGCCACAGGATTGTCTGTCTGCGGCAGCGGCATTGgtacttttatttttgcacCTGTAACTCAGTATCTTCTTGCGGAATATGGTTGGAGAGGAACGATGTTGATACTAGCAGGTTTGTTTCTGAATTTGGCGGTATGTGGTTGTTTGATGAGAGATCTCGAGTGGACGACCACCATAACAAAGGCAAAAActgaagagaggagaaaaaatcgtgagaaaaagagatcgagAATGCAAAGCTCCAGTGCTGATTCGTTTTCCGCAAGTAGTTCGGCAAATACAACAACTCAAACGCCTCACGGTGATACAAAAAGAAGTTTTGCTTCGGCGAATGC from Vespa velutina chromosome 3, iVesVel2.1, whole genome shotgun sequence includes:
- the LOC124947963 gene encoding uncharacterized protein LOC124947963 → MSFDTKSDKLRLNEERFLRRTVFANMADWTKFKGKRNSRKNERNGSIGERNDGFPKESGSLEGNGVLDSNDRKIVIEVTNRTPFEMGLEETEENTGRQKMMEVLLEDTSKALNRYKDNSEEKRLVENYSDQWLEPGSRIRQEAKQELTESMNNSPKRPGSLYKDDSFSPQKLKNVFNERNSLFGSPTRIPLSSKSHSLTEKSTERLVNGKSPREEKQQHHVQFNKDSKKQSQQQEQQQQNLSNERPHPSPSISTSTTSSSEDNSTLDQFCEARPPDGGWGWVVVAASFMVNLIADGITFSFGVIYVEFLNYFGEGKSKTAWIGSLFMAMPLLSGPVASFLTDRYGCRRVSIAGSILATVGFIVSSYANSMGVLIFTFGVVSGFGLSLCFVAAVVIVAYYFDKKRSFATGLSVCGSGIGTFIFAPVTQYLLAEYGWRGTMLILAGLFLNLAVCGCLMRDLEWTTTITKAKTEERRKNREKKRSRMQSSSADSFSASSSANTTTQTPHGDTKRSFASANAMIIENLRLQEEGDDDKLFSSLVSLPTFVKNGEKVPLEVLELLSTRKNVYNVLLQNYPNLLISSKSFSDSGALHDQISIPSARFVPTPSPLADLKGEDRKDKSSRNDEQEHGRQTDAAYLWWLKKINSDSPLRRSSTMEHPRRLPTAYLKDIRMHRHSLTYRGAMLNINRYRLRASSCPDIYRNSMTTIAKTKLVWYAGLWEFWDLIVDMLDFSHFADSRFLLFAISNFLLHTWYDVPYVYLTDNAIEMGFSETDASILISVIGITNMGGEIILGWAGDRDWANASIVYAVCMSLCGAVTAMIPMVVSNYYMLCAISGAFGLFISANYSLTSIILVELITIERFTNAYGLLLLVQGVANLMGPPLAGWLYDITGSYDLSFYLAGFFIAISGALLLVTPLIGLYRKFRPGLKEEVANKDFAETNNV